Proteins found in one uncultured Desulfuromonas sp. genomic segment:
- a CDS encoding YebC/PmpR family DNA-binding transcriptional regulator: MAGHSKWANIKHRKGAQDAKRGKIFTKLIKEITVAAKIGGGDLEANPRLRTAVDKAKGGNMPKDTIERAIKKGTGDLDGVSYEEGTMEGYGPGGVAVMVEIMTDNRTRTVADVRHCFTKHNGSLGVDGSVAFLFDRKGLIAISNAADFDTIFEIALENGAEDVKDEGESYEVITEPSEFGAVRDALAAQGIEFESAEITMIPQNTVELEGKKAEQMLKLMDMLEDNDDVQNVYTNADIDDDVIAELFG; this comes from the coding sequence ATGGCAGGTCATAGTAAGTGGGCAAACATCAAACACCGCAAAGGCGCACAGGACGCTAAGCGCGGAAAAATCTTTACCAAGCTGATCAAGGAAATCACCGTTGCCGCGAAAATCGGCGGGGGCGACTTGGAAGCCAATCCGCGTCTGCGCACCGCTGTTGACAAGGCAAAAGGCGGCAACATGCCGAAAGACACGATTGAGCGCGCCATCAAAAAAGGCACCGGCGATCTTGATGGCGTCAGCTATGAAGAGGGTACCATGGAGGGCTATGGTCCGGGTGGTGTCGCGGTCATGGTCGAAATCATGACCGACAACCGTACCCGCACCGTTGCCGATGTGCGCCACTGCTTTACCAAACATAACGGCAGTCTCGGTGTAGACGGCTCCGTTGCGTTTTTGTTTGACCGCAAAGGGCTGATCGCCATCAGCAATGCAGCCGACTTTGACACCATCTTTGAAATTGCCCTGGAAAACGGTGCTGAAGACGTCAAGGATGAAGGTGAAAGCTATGAAGTGATCACCGAGCCCAGCGAGTTTGGCGCGGTTCGCGATGCGCTGGCCGCGCAAGGCATTGAATTTGAAAGTGCCGAAATCACCATGATCCCGCAAAACACCGTCGAACTGGAAGGCAAAAAAGCCGAGCAGATGCTCAAGCTGATGGATATGCTGGAAGATAATGACGATGTCCAGAATGTCTACACCAATGCCGATATTGACGACGACGTCATTGCAGAATTGTTCGGCTAA
- the ruvC gene encoding crossover junction endodeoxyribonuclease RuvC — protein MRILGIDPGTRITGYGIIDQQGNRLRHVDNGAIYTQSSDALPKRLKKIHDGLCEIILQYRPDAVAIEQVFVAKNALSALKLGQARGAAIVASVNADLSVSEYSALQVKSAVVGYGKAAKSQVQQMVKALMNLPEIAQEDASDALAVAICHAHSAHINGQVRQALKPAPATRRRSR, from the coding sequence ATGCGCATTCTCGGTATTGATCCGGGCACCCGGATCACCGGTTACGGGATTATCGACCAGCAGGGCAACCGCTTACGCCATGTCGACAACGGGGCGATCTACACCCAGAGTAGTGATGCGTTGCCCAAGCGTCTGAAAAAAATCCACGACGGGCTGTGTGAAATCATTCTGCAATACCGTCCGGACGCCGTGGCCATTGAACAGGTGTTTGTCGCCAAGAATGCCCTGTCCGCGTTAAAGCTCGGCCAGGCGCGGGGCGCGGCGATCGTCGCCAGCGTGAATGCTGACTTGTCGGTCTCTGAATACAGCGCCTTACAAGTTAAAAGTGCCGTGGTCGGCTACGGCAAGGCGGCCAAGAGCCAGGTCCAGCAGATGGTCAAAGCGCTGATGAACCTGCCGGAAATCGCTCAGGAAGACGCATCGGACGCTTTGGCTGTCGCCATCTGTCACGCCCACAGCGCCCATATCAATGGCCAGGTTCGCCAGGCTCTAAAACCCGCTCCAGCCACCAGAAGAAGGTCACGATGA
- the ruvA gene encoding Holliday junction branch migration protein RuvA — translation MIARLCGTIVSKTIDQVIVDVNGVGYQVSVPLSSFYQLEENQAATLQIYTHVREDALQLFGFQTPDEKQMFILLLSISGIGPKVALNILSHMDCHALRDCLYQEDAKRLSTLPGIGKKTAERLILELREKVRKLYPQQPQTTQIAPEDAPQDNHHDDALSALINLGYKEKQACAALSRLTREFSSMEEMLKAALQQLSQ, via the coding sequence ATGATTGCTCGACTGTGCGGAACGATTGTCAGCAAGACCATTGATCAGGTGATCGTTGACGTCAACGGCGTCGGTTACCAGGTCAGTGTACCGCTTTCCAGCTTTTACCAGCTTGAAGAAAATCAAGCGGCGACCCTGCAGATTTATACCCACGTGCGCGAAGATGCCCTGCAACTTTTTGGTTTTCAGACTCCGGACGAAAAGCAAATGTTTATTCTGCTGTTGTCCATTTCCGGCATTGGCCCCAAGGTGGCCTTAAACATCCTGTCGCACATGGACTGCCACGCACTGCGTGACTGCCTGTATCAGGAAGATGCCAAACGTCTGTCCACGCTGCCGGGCATCGGCAAAAAAACCGCCGAGCGATTGATTCTTGAACTGCGCGAAAAGGTCCGAAAACTTTATCCGCAACAGCCCCAGACCACACAAATAGCGCCCGAAGACGCCCCCCAAGATAATCATCACGATGATGCACTTTCGGCGCTGATCAATCTGGGATATAAGGAAAAACAGGCCTGCGCCGCCCTATCGCGCTTGACTCGCGAATTCAGCAGCATGGAAGAGATGCTCAAAGCAGCTCTGCAACAACTTAGCCAGTAG
- the ruvB gene encoding Holliday junction branch migration DNA helicase RuvB: MTDRLISAELSDEDNIDNPLRPRTLNEYIGQEKAKENLEVFIQAALNRNEALDHVLFYGPPGLGKTTLANIIASEMGVSIKSTSGPVIEKAGDLAAILTNLEEGDVLFIDEIHRLSPIVEEILYPAMEDYQIDIMIGQGPSARTIKLDIPRFTLVGATTRAGLLSSPLRDRFGVICRLQFYTHEQLAIIVKRSASILGVPIDEKGALEIARRSRGTPRIANRLLRRVRDFAEVQNDGSITCDIADTALTRLEVDKIGFDHMDCLMLQTIMDKFSGGPVGLDTLAAAIGEEKDTIEEVIEPYLLQQGYLNRTPRGRMVTEQAYRHFHRQPKGKQADMFQSEGL, from the coding sequence ATGACGGACCGCTTGATCAGTGCCGAACTCAGCGATGAAGACAACATCGACAATCCGTTGCGGCCACGCACCCTGAATGAATACATCGGCCAGGAAAAAGCCAAAGAGAACCTCGAAGTGTTCATCCAGGCAGCGCTCAATCGCAACGAAGCTCTGGATCACGTGCTGTTTTACGGCCCCCCCGGACTGGGCAAGACCACCCTGGCCAACATCATCGCCAGTGAAATGGGTGTCAGCATCAAAAGCACCTCCGGCCCGGTCATTGAAAAAGCCGGCGACTTAGCCGCCATCCTTACGAACCTCGAGGAGGGCGACGTGCTGTTCATCGATGAAATCCACCGATTATCTCCGATTGTAGAAGAGATCCTCTACCCAGCCATGGAGGATTACCAGATCGACATCATGATCGGCCAAGGGCCCTCTGCGCGGACCATTAAGCTGGATATTCCCCGCTTTACCCTGGTGGGCGCTACCACCCGTGCCGGGCTGCTTTCCTCGCCGCTGCGCGACCGTTTTGGTGTCATTTGCCGACTACAATTTTACACGCACGAACAACTGGCCATCATCGTCAAACGCAGCGCCTCCATTCTCGGCGTACCCATTGACGAAAAAGGCGCTCTGGAGATCGCCCGCCGCAGCCGGGGCACACCGCGCATTGCCAATCGCCTGCTGCGCCGCGTCCGCGATTTTGCCGAGGTCCAAAATGATGGCAGTATTACCTGTGACATTGCTGACACAGCCCTGACCCGTCTCGAGGTTGACAAAATCGGCTTTGACCACATGGACTGCCTGATGCTACAGACCATCATGGATAAATTTTCCGGCGGACCGGTTGGTCTGGACACGCTTGCGGCGGCAATCGGCGAAGAGAAAGACACGATTGAAGAAGTGATTGAGCCGTATCTGCTCCAACAGGGCTATCTCAATCGGACCCCGCGCGGGCGCATGGTCACCGAACAGGCTTACCGCCACTTTCACCGTCAGCCAAAAGGAAAACAGGCCGACATGTTCCAATCCGAAGGTTTATAA
- a CDS encoding phasin family protein — MIEIIEKTLLTALGAASMSQKKAEELGQDLKQRLNLSEEEGKALVDKLKKNACDKQGELEQQAKDEVKKACERIGMVSREEFATLCERVSQLEQQQSAD; from the coding sequence ATGATTGAAATCATTGAAAAAACCCTTTTAACCGCGCTTGGCGCAGCGTCAATGTCGCAAAAAAAAGCCGAAGAGCTGGGCCAAGACCTCAAGCAACGCCTCAACCTTTCCGAAGAAGAGGGCAAGGCATTGGTTGATAAACTGAAAAAGAATGCCTGCGACAAACAAGGTGAGTTGGAACAACAGGCCAAGGACGAAGTAAAAAAGGCCTGCGAACGGATCGGCATGGTCTCACGGGAGGAATTTGCCACACTGTGTGAGCGAGTCAGTCAACTTGAGCAACAACAGTCGGCTGATTGA
- a CDS encoding AarF/ABC1/UbiB kinase family protein, with protein MLPLLHLNRNLRSLNRYREVLAVLVSHGFGHVLDELNLDYYIELGRRLVKRDNRKRELEKLPPQVRLRMALEELGPTFIKLGQILSARPDILPASYITELNRLQNDVRPVELSAIKSQLYHELGAPVTELFSKFSPQPVAAASIAQVHQAKLADGTTVAVKVRRPGIERIIETDLDILDSLTSLLENHADPEELFSPREVIREFRRTIYRELDFTKEGHALGRFRDNFCDSTTVTVPRVHWELTTDAILTMEYIDGIKISNTDQLRAAGHNLKQLANNGAQAFLDQVLVFGLFHADPHPGNIFVLPDSTLCFIDLGMVGHVDDDLRQQLTSLLLGIFKRDTDLLVSVMLAERDRSKEINTTRLKRELSEFIDDYYKVPLEHIDFFKLITEFIDLMRRHHIKFPSDLMLFSKAMVTIEGIGRQLDPGFNLIEQIKPTAMELMQHRLSAGSIGKETTQIFRSYFDVIKSLPQELKELLLRFNSNNFKIDLEHRGLEKLITDLDKASNRLSFSFIIGSLIIGSSLIIQTDSGPRLFGLPALGLFGYAFAAALGLWLALGILRSGRL; from the coding sequence ATGCTGCCATTGCTGCACCTCAATCGTAACCTGCGTTCGTTAAACCGCTATCGTGAAGTTTTGGCGGTTCTGGTTTCCCACGGCTTCGGCCATGTCCTCGACGAGCTCAATCTCGATTACTACATTGAGTTGGGCAGGCGCCTGGTCAAACGCGATAATCGCAAGCGGGAACTGGAAAAACTTCCGCCTCAGGTGCGTCTGCGCATGGCGCTTGAAGAGCTCGGACCAACCTTTATCAAGCTGGGCCAGATCCTTTCGGCACGCCCAGACATTCTCCCGGCCAGTTACATCACAGAACTCAACAGGCTACAAAATGATGTCCGTCCGGTGGAGCTCTCCGCGATTAAAAGCCAGCTGTACCATGAGCTTGGCGCCCCGGTCACGGAGCTGTTCAGTAAATTTTCGCCTCAACCGGTTGCAGCGGCCTCCATCGCCCAGGTTCATCAGGCGAAATTGGCCGACGGCACCACGGTTGCCGTCAAAGTGCGCCGCCCCGGCATTGAGCGGATCATTGAAACAGACCTCGACATCCTGGACAGTCTCACCTCCCTGTTGGAAAACCACGCCGACCCAGAAGAACTGTTCTCGCCACGTGAAGTGATCCGTGAATTCCGTCGCACCATCTATCGCGAATTGGACTTCACAAAGGAAGGTCACGCACTGGGACGATTCCGCGACAATTTTTGCGACTCTACCACCGTAACGGTGCCCCGTGTCCACTGGGAACTAACCACCGACGCTATCTTGACTATGGAGTATATTGACGGCATCAAAATCTCCAACACAGATCAGCTGCGTGCAGCCGGACACAATTTAAAACAACTCGCCAACAATGGTGCTCAGGCATTTCTCGACCAGGTTCTGGTCTTCGGCCTGTTCCATGCCGACCCCCATCCGGGCAACATCTTTGTTCTTCCCGATTCAACCCTGTGCTTTATCGACTTGGGCATGGTCGGTCATGTTGATGATGATTTACGTCAACAGTTGACCAGCCTGTTGTTGGGGATCTTCAAGCGCGACACCGACCTGCTGGTGTCCGTCATGCTTGCCGAACGGGACCGCTCCAAGGAGATCAATACCACTCGGCTTAAACGAGAACTTTCTGAATTTATCGACGATTATTACAAAGTCCCCTTGGAGCACATCGATTTTTTCAAATTGATCACCGAGTTTATTGATTTGATGCGGCGCCACCACATCAAATTCCCTTCCGATCTGATGTTGTTTTCAAAGGCGATGGTGACTATTGAAGGGATCGGCCGCCAACTCGACCCAGGCTTCAATCTCATTGAGCAGATTAAACCGACAGCGATGGAGCTGATGCAGCACCGCCTCTCGGCAGGCAGTATCGGCAAAGAGACCACCCAGATTTTCCGCTCTTATTTCGATGTCATCAAATCACTTCCTCAGGAACTCAAAGAGCTGCTGCTGCGCTTCAACAGCAACAACTTCAAAATCGACCTGGAGCACCGCGGCCTGGAAAAGCTGATCACCGACCTGGATAAAGCCAGCAATCGCTTGTCATTCAGCTTCATTATCGGTTCGCTGATCATCGGCTCATCTCTGATCATCCAGACAGACAGCGGCCCCCGCTTGTTTGGCTTGCCGGCACTGGGACTGTTCGGCTATGCATTTGCTGCAGCATTAGGGCTATGGCTGGCACTGGGAATCCTCCGGTCAGGCCGCCTGTGA
- the lpxC gene encoding UDP-3-O-acyl-N-acetylglucosamine deacetylase, with product MIYQCTIANPIDISGVGLHTGSLITMKLRPAPAGTGIIFHRSEGEKIRSIEAQSCNVVDTRMATVLGKGELSVSTVEHFMAALTACHIDNLHVYIDGPEVPIMDGSAAPFIKRLQEAGISRHNRSRKVLAIRKPITVVDGEKRVSIIPSRFFKVTFDLSFDHPCIRQQHKSVNLTAETLCQEVAAARTFGFYEEVEYLKSIGLARGGSLDNAIVIGKDEILNPDGLRYSDEFVRHKILDTIGDFSLLGYSLLGHIKSYKAGHDINHKMVEKILASPDCWRMVEFSDADLQEALQLPVPALQTDLAWAES from the coding sequence ATGATTTATCAATGCACCATCGCCAACCCCATCGACATCAGCGGTGTCGGCTTACATACAGGTTCCCTCATCACCATGAAACTGCGTCCGGCTCCAGCAGGAACCGGCATTATTTTTCACCGCAGCGAAGGGGAGAAAATCCGTTCCATCGAAGCACAGTCCTGCAATGTCGTCGACACCCGCATGGCAACAGTGCTGGGGAAAGGTGAGCTAAGTGTTTCAACGGTTGAGCACTTCATGGCCGCCCTGACGGCATGCCATATCGACAATCTGCATGTCTATATCGATGGTCCCGAAGTTCCCATCATGGATGGCAGTGCGGCACCTTTTATCAAGCGCCTGCAAGAAGCGGGCATCTCCCGCCACAACCGCAGCCGTAAAGTTCTGGCCATCAGAAAACCCATTACAGTGGTCGATGGTGAGAAACGGGTCAGCATCATCCCATCCCGTTTTTTCAAGGTCACGTTCGACCTCTCCTTCGATCATCCGTGCATCCGCCAGCAGCACAAGTCTGTAAACTTGACAGCCGAAACACTGTGTCAAGAAGTTGCCGCAGCACGCACTTTCGGTTTTTACGAAGAAGTGGAATACCTTAAATCGATCGGCCTGGCGCGTGGGGGGTCACTGGACAACGCCATTGTCATTGGCAAAGACGAAATCCTCAATCCTGACGGACTACGCTATTCCGATGAATTTGTCCGCCACAAAATTCTTGATACGATTGGTGATTTCAGCTTGCTGGGTTATTCTCTGCTGGGCCATATCAAATCCTATAAGGCCGGTCACGACATTAACCACAAAATGGTCGAAAAGATTCTCGCTTCACCGGACTGTTGGCGTATGGTTGAATTTTCGGATGCGGACCTGCAGGAAGCACTGCAATTGCCTGTCCCGGCTCTGCAAACGGATCTGGCCTGGGCTGAATCCTAA